A window of Bradyrhizobium sp. AZCC 1719 genomic DNA:
GCGCCCGACCCGCACCAGATTGGCGTAGACTGAAACGAGGTCGCCGACATAGACGGCCTTGCGGAAATTCATCGCCTCGATCGCGACCGTCACTGTGCGCGATTTCGCGATCTTGGAAGCGAACACGCCGCCGCCAATATCCATCTGGCTCAAGAGCCAGCCGCCGAAGATGTCGCCATTGGCGTTGGTGTCGGCCGGCATCGCCAGCGTGCGAATGCAGAGATCACCGCGGGTCTCAGTCTCGGTCGAGACCGGCACGTGCAGACGGGGTTCATTCACTTGAAGTTCTCCCAACCGGCATCCGGCGTAAATCTTCCGCCGAATTTTTCCGTAAGCGCCCGCAGCGTCGAGACCACGTTCTCAATCCCTCGGGTTCGTGCATAGTTCAGGGGACCGCCGCGGAACGGCGCATAGCCGGTGCCGAAGATGACGGCGCCGTCGACAACGTCGGCATCGTCGACGATGCCTTCGCGCAAGCAGGCGACACAGACATTCGACATCGGCAGGATCAGCCTGTCGATCATTTCCGCCGAGGGTTCCGATGTCGCGGGCAGGCCGGATGAGGTATCGGCCTTGCCGCCCTTCCAGGTGTAAAAGCCTTTGCCCGACTTACGGCCGAGTTCGCCTCTGGCAACCTTCTCACGCAGCCAGGCTGGCGTCGGCGGAAGCGCGTCACCGAACTTCGAGCGCAGCATGTCGCCGACGTCCAGACAGATATCGAGGCCAACCTGGTCGGCGAGTTCGATCGGCCCCATCGGCATGCCAAACTTTTTCGCGGCGGCGTCGATCACCGTCTTATCGATCTTCTCATCCAGCATCAGCATCGCTTCCAGCATGTAGGGAGTCAGCGCGCGGTTGACGAGGAAGCCGGGCGACGATTTTACGGGCAGCGGCAGGCGGTCGATGGCGCCGACGAAGGCGAGCGCTTCCCTCAAGAGTTGCGCGTCGGTGCCGTCATGGCTGACGACCTCGACGAGCTGCAGCCGCGACACCGGGTTGAAGAAGTGCAGCCCCAGCAGCCGCTCGGGCTTTTGCAGCGTGGTGCGCAGGTCCTGCAGCGGAATGCTCGACGTGTTGGTGGCAAGAATCGCGCCGGGCTTCATCTTCGGTTCGAGGTCGGCATAGACCTTCTGCTTCAGCTCCAGCTTTTCCGGCACCGCCTCGATGATGAGATCGGCGTTGCGGACGCCCTCGGCCTGCATGTCCGGCATCAGCCGGTCCAGCGCATCGCGCACGGCAGTCCGCTTGCGCAGGATTTTGCCGTAGAGATCGGCGGCGCGCTTGATCGCGCCTGCGATCGGCTCCGGCTTCATGTCGGCGAGCGTCACCTGCAAATCCTGTCCGGCGCACCAGGCGGCGATGTCGCCACCCATGGCGCCGGCGCCGATGACGTGAACATGCTCGATCCTGTTGCCGCTGCCGGCGAGCTTCTTCATCTGCTCGCGCAGGAAGAACACGCGGATCAGGTTCTGCGCGGTCGGCGTCACCATTAGTCTGGCGAAAGACGCTTTCTCCGCATTCAGCATCGCCCGCCGGTCGCCGCCGTGCTTTTCCCAGAGATCGATCAGCGCATAGGGCGCGGGATAATGCTCCTCGCGCGCCGCCTTGCCGGCTTCGCGGCGCATGCGCGAGGCGAGAAAGCCCTTGATCGGGCCGAGGCTGAGAACGGAATTGAGAAACGCGGGCCGCGCGCGGTTCAAGCGGCCGGACACGGCATCCTTCACGGCATTCAAGACATGCCGCTCCTGCGTCACGGCATCGACCAGCCCGAGCGATTTTGCGCGGCGGGCGTCGATGGTCTTGCCGGTCAGCATCAGCGGCATCGCCTGCATCGGATTGACGAGCTGCGTGAAGCGCACGGTGCCGCCGAGACCGGGGTGCAGGCCGAGCATCACCTCGGGGAAGCCAAACCGCGCGTCCTCGATCGCGATCCGCATCTGGCAGGCCAGCGCCACCTCTAAGCCGCCGCCCAGGCAGAAGCCGTGGATCACGGCCACGCTCGGAATCCGCAGGGCTTCGAGCCGATCGATCACCGCATGCGCGCGGCCGATCTCGGCCTCGACGGCGGCCGCATCAGAGGCGCCGCGAAACGCGTTGACGTCAGCGCCGGCGATGAAGCCGGATTTTTTGGCGGAGCGAATCACGAGACCGGTAGGCCGCGCGGTTTCCAGCTCGGACAAGATCTTGCTGAGTTCCTCGATTAGGTCAGCGGACAGCGTGTTGGCGCTGGTGCCTTCGCGATCGAACAAGAGCCAGGCGACGCCGTCGCCATCGCGGGTCAGCCTGAAATTCTTATACGGGCTCTCAGCGTCAGGCTTCGGCCCGAGTTCGAGCACGCGATCGCCGAGAACGTTCATGATCTGGCTATCCATGCTCACACCGTCTCTATCAACATCGCGCCGCCCTGCCCGCCGCCGATACATTCGGTGGCCATGCCGCGCCTGGTGCCCAATCGCTTCATGGCGTTGACCAAATGCAGCACGATGCGGTTGCCGCTGCAGCCTACGGGATGGCCGAGGCTGATCGCGCCGCCATCGACGTTCAACTTTGTCTGATCGAGCTCGCCCGCAGCGCCGTCGAGGCCGAGAATCTCCTTGCAGAATTTTTCGTCGTTCCAGGCGGCGAGACAGCCCAGCACCTGCGTCGCAAACGCCTCGTTCAATTCCCAGCTCTCGATATCCGAAAGTGTCAGCTTGTTTCGCTTGAGAAGCTCCGTCGCCGACAGCACCGGCCCCAGGCCCATGATGCCGGGATCGAGCGCCGACCACTGGCTGTCAAGGATGACCGCCTTCGGCGTCAGGCCGTGCTTGGCGACGGCCTCTTCGGAAGCCAGGATCACCCAGGACGCGCCGTCGGTGATCTGCGAGGAATTGCCGGCGGTGACCTTACCCCAGGGACGCTCGAACACCGGCTTCAGCTTTGCCAAGCTCTCCGGTGTCGAGTCCGGCCGCACGCCGTCGTCGTAATCGTAGAACTTTCCGTCGCGCGCGAACGCGGTTTCGACCTCGCCCTTGAGCCAACCTTGCGACTGCGCCTTTGCGAGTCGCTTGTGACTTTCGGCAGCATAGGTATCCGACTGCGCGCGGGTGATGCCGAAGAGATGGCCGACCACCTCGGCGGTCTGACCCATATTGAGTTCGGTGATGGGATCGGTCAGGCCGCGCTCAAGCCCGATGATCGGCTTGAAATAGCCGGGCTTCACTTTCAGCGCCGCCATGACTTTCGCGCCGATGCCTTTTGCCCCTGCAAGCCCTGCGAACCAGCGCACGCCCTGTTGCGGCCAGACCAGCGGGGCATGGCTTAGCGCTTCGGCGCCGCCTGCCAGGATCAGGTCGGAGACGCCCTCGCGGATGTAACGATAGCCCGTGTCGATCGACTGCATGCCGGAGCCGCAATTGATCTGCACCGTGAAGGCGACCATCTTCTCGCCCATGCCGAGCCGCAGCGCGGCGACACGGGCCGGATTCATCTCGTCGGCGATGACGTTGACGCAGCCGAGGATGACTTGATCAAAGGCGGTCGGTGCGAATGGCTGCCGCGCCAGAAGCGGCCGGCCGCATTGCACGGCGAGATCGACCGGCGTGAAGGGTCCGGGGCCGGAGCGCGCTTTCAAGAACGGCGTCCGGCTGCCGTCGACGATAAAGACCGGTCGCGCCATCAGCTTGCCGCCCTCTGTTCACCCAGTTCCTGGAAGAACTGATGCACGTCGGCCCCCTTGCTGTAAATCGGCGACAACGCCTCGGGCGCGAAATCGTCGACCTCGATCACCTTGGCAACGGCTTCATGTGCAGCCTGCAGCTTCTCGCCCTGGGCCTGAGTGATGACACCCTTTTTCACCGCCTCTTTCCAGTCATGCAGCCGCGCGGCGCGCATCTGCTTTGCGACGTCGTCCGCAGCCGTCACCAGCCGGAACGCCTTCTCCAGCCGGGCGATGCCGCCGTCATCATCGACGGCTGACAGATCGGAGGTGAGCCGGTCACGCGCGGCCGATGGCTCCAGCACGAGCTGCGCGCATTGGTGCACGATGCGGTCGGAGGGGCCGAGCACGCGCGCACCGAACGGCTGGATCAGGAATTTCAGGATCACCGCCACGAACCGGTTCGGCAGGTTGGCGAGGATTTCGGCAAAGCGGTTCTCGATGGTGCGAAAGCCCGTCGCCATGCACCATTCAAGCGCTGCGAAATCGGCTTGCTGCCGTCCCTCGTCCTGCCAGCGTTTCAGCGCGGCGGACAGCAGATAGAGTTCGGACAGAATGTCGCCGAACCGGGCCGAGAGCATTTCCTTGCGTTTGAGCGCGCCGCCAAGCGTCAACAGCGCCATGTCGGCGCACAGCGCGAACGCCGACGAGTAGCGGGAGAGCTGGCGGTAGAACCGCGTCGCCTCGCCGGCATCGGGCGCTGGCGCAAACAGGCCGAAGGTCCAGCACCTGGCCCAGGCACGGAACATGGTCTTGAAGCTGTGGCCGACATGACTCCAGAATGCCTTGTCGAAGGCTTCCAAGCCCTTAGGCCGGTCGGCTTCACCCAACGCATTCATTTCGTCGAGCAGGAATGGATGAGCGCGGATCGCACCTTGCCCGAACACGATGAGATTTCGCGTGAGGATATTGGCGCCTTCAACGGTGATGCCAACCGGCACCGCGCGATAGAGGCTGCCCATGTAGTTCTGCGGTCCGTCGATCACGGCCTTGCCGCCATGGATATCCATGGCGTCGTCGATCACGGTACGCATCCGATCGGTGGCGTGCAGCTTCATGATGCCGGAGATGACGGCGGGATGATGCCCCTGGTTCAGCGCCGCGCAGGTCAGCCGCCGCGCGGCATCGAGCAGATAGGCGGTGCCGGCGATGCGCGCGAGCGGCTCCTCGATGCCTTCGAACTTGCCGATGGAGATGCCGAACTGTTCGCGGATGCGGGCATAGGCGCCGGTGGTGCGTGCCGCATACGCCGCCCCCGCGGCCGACAGCGACGGCAGCGAGATGCCGCGGCCGGCAGCCAGCGCGGTCATCAGCATCTTCCAGCCCTGCCCGAGCCGCTCTTGCCCGCCGATGATGTAATCCATCGGGATGAAGACATCGCGACCCCAGTTCGGACCGTTCTGGAACATCTGCATCGCCGGCAGATGGCGGCGGCCGATCTCGACGCCGGGCAGATGGGTCGGGATCAGGGCGACGGTAATGCCGAGCTCTTCCTGCTGGCCCACGAGATGATCGGGATCATAGGCCTTGAACGCGAGGCCGAGCAGCGTCGCGACGGGACCGAGCGTGATGTATCGCTTGTGCCAGTTCAGGCGCAGGCCGAGCACTTCCTTGCCTTCGAAGTTGCCCTTGCAGATGATCCCAGTGTCGATCATCGAGGCCGCGTCCGAGCCGGCCTCCGGGCTGGTCAGGCCGAAGCAAGGAATGTCGGTGCCTTCGGCGAGCCGCGGCAGCCATCTATCCTGCTGCTCCTTGGTACCGAAGCGCATCAACAACTCGCCGGGGCCGAGCGAATTCGGCACCATCACGGTGACGGCCGCGGTCAGCGAGCGCGACGAAAGCTTTCGCACCACTTCCGAATGCGCATAGGGCGAAAAGCCGAGCCCACCAAACTCCTTCGGAATGATCATGCCGAAGAACTTGTGGCGCTTGATGAAGGACCATACCTCCGGCGGAAGATCGCGCCATTCCCAATTGATCTTCCACTCGTCGAGCATGGCGCAAAGTTCGTCGACGGGACCGTTGAGAAAGGCCTTTTCTTCTTCGGTCAGCGTCGCCGGCGCGACAGCCAGAAATTTCGACCAGTCGGGATTGCCGGTGAAGAGATCGGCATCCCACCAGACGTCGCCCGCCTCCAGCGCCTCACGCTCGGTATCGGACATCGCGGGCATAGCTCTGCGCGCGAAGGCGAAGATCGGTTTGCTGATGAAATCGCGGCGGAAGCTCATGGCGACCTCCTCATGATCAAGGCGCGACGTCTCGCCTCACCTATACCAAACATGGGTTCATCCTAGCTGAAAAGCACGGGTTTCGGAGACGCTTCGCATCGGGAAATGAAGCGAAACTGAACTTGGAGATAACGGCGGAGGCCCGGGCCCGTTCCCAAAATGCCTGCATTGTCCAGCGCTTAGAGACCGGCAACGTTGCCGGACGGATGCCGCTCCGGAGTGCCCACCGGTCTCAACCGCGAGCATACCGGTGTTATGAATCACGCTTGTTGCGGCGTCGCTCATTGGGGACGAACACGGCAAATACTTCCCTGACGCGAACGGCAGGCGTGACATCGCGGGTAAAGCGAAGCTCCGCGGTCGCTCGGGTTTCTGCCACACGAGGCGCGTAAAGCGCGCTCCCGTACAGCGATCCATCGAAGCGCAAATTGCTTTCGTCGTCAGTGAGGTAAGCGTTCGAAACAAACAGGAATACGAGCAGTGTCGATCCCACGACGGCAAAATATTTGAATATGGGCATTGGTGGACGGGCCTCCCTTCTTGCGAAGAAGGGTGGACCGTTCGCAATAAACGCTCAGTTTAAGCGTGCCCAACTTTCGCCGGAGCGGTTGGTTGGCGGTTGCGAATTTGTAGCTAATTTTAATGAATCGCCTTCTTCGTCATTCCGGGCTCGCGAAGCGAGAGCCCGGAATCCATC
This region includes:
- a CDS encoding 3-hydroxyacyl-CoA dehydrogenase NAD-binding domain-containing protein yields the protein MDSQIMNVLGDRVLELGPKPDAESPYKNFRLTRDGDGVAWLLFDREGTSANTLSADLIEELSKILSELETARPTGLVIRSAKKSGFIAGADVNAFRGASDAAAVEAEIGRAHAVIDRLEALRIPSVAVIHGFCLGGGLEVALACQMRIAIEDARFGFPEVMLGLHPGLGGTVRFTQLVNPMQAMPLMLTGKTIDARRAKSLGLVDAVTQERHVLNAVKDAVSGRLNRARPAFLNSVLSLGPIKGFLASRMRREAGKAAREEHYPAPYALIDLWEKHGGDRRAMLNAEKASFARLMVTPTAQNLIRVFFLREQMKKLAGSGNRIEHVHVIGAGAMGGDIAAWCAGQDLQVTLADMKPEPIAGAIKRAADLYGKILRKRTAVRDALDRLMPDMQAEGVRNADLIIEAVPEKLELKQKVYADLEPKMKPGAILATNTSSIPLQDLRTTLQKPERLLGLHFFNPVSRLQLVEVVSHDGTDAQLLREALAFVGAIDRLPLPVKSSPGFLVNRALTPYMLEAMLMLDEKIDKTVIDAAAKKFGMPMGPIELADQVGLDICLDVGDMLRSKFGDALPPTPAWLREKVARGELGRKSGKGFYTWKGGKADTSSGLPATSEPSAEMIDRLILPMSNVCVACLREGIVDDADVVDGAVIFGTGYAPFRGGPLNYARTRGIENVVSTLRALTEKFGGRFTPDAGWENFK
- a CDS encoding acyl-CoA thioesterase; amino-acid sequence: MPADTNANGDIFGGWLLSQMDIGGGVFASKIAKSRTVTVAIEAMNFRKAVYVGDLVSVYANLVRVGRTSITVHLEAWVVRRKELQQILVTDGNFTYVSIDDNGRPQPVSPDGVIKT
- a CDS encoding acetyl-CoA C-acetyltransferase gives rise to the protein MARPVFIVDGSRTPFLKARSGPGPFTPVDLAVQCGRPLLARQPFAPTAFDQVILGCVNVIADEMNPARVAALRLGMGEKMVAFTVQINCGSGMQSIDTGYRYIREGVSDLILAGGAEALSHAPLVWPQQGVRWFAGLAGAKGIGAKVMAALKVKPGYFKPIIGLERGLTDPITELNMGQTAEVVGHLFGITRAQSDTYAAESHKRLAKAQSQGWLKGEVETAFARDGKFYDYDDGVRPDSTPESLAKLKPVFERPWGKVTAGNSSQITDGASWVILASEEAVAKHGLTPKAVILDSQWSALDPGIMGLGPVLSATELLKRNKLTLSDIESWELNEAFATQVLGCLAAWNDEKFCKEILGLDGAAGELDQTKLNVDGGAISLGHPVGCSGNRIVLHLVNAMKRLGTRRGMATECIGGGQGGAMLIETV
- a CDS encoding acyl-CoA dehydrogenase — protein: MSFRRDFISKPIFAFARRAMPAMSDTEREALEAGDVWWDADLFTGNPDWSKFLAVAPATLTEEEKAFLNGPVDELCAMLDEWKINWEWRDLPPEVWSFIKRHKFFGMIIPKEFGGLGFSPYAHSEVVRKLSSRSLTAAVTVMVPNSLGPGELLMRFGTKEQQDRWLPRLAEGTDIPCFGLTSPEAGSDAASMIDTGIICKGNFEGKEVLGLRLNWHKRYITLGPVATLLGLAFKAYDPDHLVGQQEELGITVALIPTHLPGVEIGRRHLPAMQMFQNGPNWGRDVFIPMDYIIGGQERLGQGWKMLMTALAAGRGISLPSLSAAGAAYAARTTGAYARIREQFGISIGKFEGIEEPLARIAGTAYLLDAARRLTCAALNQGHHPAVISGIMKLHATDRMRTVIDDAMDIHGGKAVIDGPQNYMGSLYRAVPVGITVEGANILTRNLIVFGQGAIRAHPFLLDEMNALGEADRPKGLEAFDKAFWSHVGHSFKTMFRAWARCWTFGLFAPAPDAGEATRFYRQLSRYSSAFALCADMALLTLGGALKRKEMLSARFGDILSELYLLSAALKRWQDEGRQQADFAALEWCMATGFRTIENRFAEILANLPNRFVAVILKFLIQPFGARVLGPSDRIVHQCAQLVLEPSAARDRLTSDLSAVDDDGGIARLEKAFRLVTAADDVAKQMRAARLHDWKEAVKKGVITQAQGEKLQAAHEAVAKVIEVDDFAPEALSPIYSKGADVHQFFQELGEQRAAS